The Lepidochelys kempii isolate rLepKem1 chromosome 2, rLepKem1.hap2, whole genome shotgun sequence genomic interval GAGTGCCATGAAGGCACGGctccagggggcgcccaggcCAGCCTGAtggatgctgctaggggaaaaaccttctggCCACTGCACATGCAtgcgcacacacctgattggaacgGACacgaacaagcactcgaagaacagCTATTTCCCTGAATTTTGTTCAAGACTacagaaataggtttcagagtactcagcatgtgttcaacatttctcttaagcccaatgttgagaactttggctatGACCGTGCCAtttattttttcacgattttgttcacaaactgtcatcagattaggccagttcttgatatagtgctcaaaacaggccactactgagttccatcgaacgtgttgtgggagagttagcttggttcctcccacttctttcagagcagctgctgcaaagtgattgttatggaagtattttgcagtttcaacaacattagcctttatttctggaacacagaagtctttggctaggaagtgcatcaaatgagcactgcaaccatatgttattagcttgggactctcttctaaatttcttctcatcttggattcatttgcagcattgtctgtgaccaagctgggtactagacatttgaatttttttcacagtttgttacagCTTTTaatgctacttcttgtaagtatcaTGCTGtctgtgcatttcctgatgtatcaattgtttctgtaaggaagacattcccttctcttgccacacaagcacatacaataGGAttattgtggacattgctccacccatcaagactctgATTATccattttaccctctagaccttttgcacactgttcaatttctctttcatatactttatccagcaatttgcctgcggcatctgctctgttgggtggaatgtatcctggtcttaatgactgaaccatgttaatgaagtgtgggttctcaatcatacggaaaggtgagtttgttgcataaacaatctgggcaattttttcatcaattacctctttttgtaatctgctggttcttatcacaaacttatctatggttgtttctggatggtggttgtttttttttcctttttgccacaggtgatatactgtggctttGTGACATACATGACGTGACTGAAAAACTATCATtagcagataactctgaaactatagaaaattatggtgatcttgaaggtggatcatcttcagaatcctgtatgttgaagatggattctcctaaacaaaataagtcaatgcagttatttaattattatttaccatactgctcatttagtattactcattgcattcactaacagtcagtactactttaaaggtgaaatttgtaaaagaaagatctgcctatttcagctatttgtTTTTTATCACAATTGCATCTAAAATGATAATACCATAGAGTAACGAGTATATTTATTGCTCAaaatgagaattcaagaatagtccagaaggaagacaggcagtccttaagaaagaagtaggaaataaagtttaccaacctgaagatcctgcatgttcaaacatgttcctttcatcatcttcaatgcagcttccccctgagaaggaacacttctcatgatgttgtttcattcgggcaaccaagccttgcatttctttgttgcactgtttacaTTTTGcgcgcatgcctgtcttacccacaggtagaggaagttcattaaaatattcccaaactgggtctcttttacggcctgctgccatcataggttttcccttctagtgagagaatagtATGGtggatctcaaatcaatgaaggctacactcagaaagacctcaagatttCTGGAATATGTTGGTCacacagtttcacttttgtttctactgcgtgtccctcccttctcacatttatctccagacttcttctccttgtccagatctattccacctaCAACAAttttctgttcattgaactttctgaaactttgcacttttagagagaggtaagggattgactctgtgtacacaaatttgcagggggacaatagggttgaggtctgttattctcacctctatatattatttattttaaaacatttttgctattaacaagcatgttatctctggagacacaaatccacagtttgagaactgcaaaactaagcaactctgatggtatcttctagaccagaggtgggcaaactgtggcccgcgggaccatcctgcccagcccctgagctcctggcccgggaggcttgctcccagcccctctcacgCTGTTCCCCCTCCCGTGCAGCCCCGCAGGCAGCGGGcctgcaagctcctgccgctctgagcggcatggtaagggggcggtggCAGCatgcatggcagtggggagggtggggtgttGGGTAgcaggtcccggggggcagtcaggggacagggagcagggagtggtTAGGGGtgaggagtcccaggggggcagtcaggggacagggagcaggggatggttggatggggcagaggttctggggtggtcaggaggtggggaacaggggggaaggggttggatagggtgtaggagtcccggggggtctgtcgggggcaggggtgtggaaaggttggggcagtcagggtataggagtcccagggggtttgtcgggggcaggggtgtggaaaggttggggcagtcagggtacGGGGGGGGAGAGCAGTTTGGGGCgggaggtcccaggagggggaagtcaggggatgggaagtagGAGGAGGCAAaattgggggcaggggccaggctgtttggggggcacagccttccctacccatccctccatacagtttcgtaCCCCGATGTGACTCTCAGGCcaaacagtttgcccacccctgttctagactgagcactgagtcccactgggtagatagaaagaaagattaacctaaataatctttACAGAAGCCCCTGggaccccataagattgggtccctaatgcatgaagtattggaactcatttccaaaacttttcttaaacattacatgaatatattgtctcatactatagaatttataatccctattccgtGATGAGATATCTCTGAGCTATAAtgcatcttaattaaaactatctttagataagttttttcctcaaaaagcattttatcaaaaaaatctgttgttgtttttttaaacattgatttttatccaccctggcttTTGCATATTGAGTTGGTATGCTACAGTATGAGTTTAATGTACTTATTTACTGATGTTTACAAACAATTCTGAGGATAAAAGGCATAATAGAGGGTTAAGTATTGTAACTTCTAATTCAGGGCACCTGATATAAGCACTTTGACTAAGGATGAGGTGCCTCATCTCTTTGCACTGCAGGTGGTACTCAGAGGCTGCTAGATACAACAGAAATAATACAGCTTACTGTTGGGTGTGCTTACAGATGTGCCTTTAATAACAAGAGGTTCTGGATCAAACAGGGCTATATACTGTATAACCAATCTAGAAAGATTTTCCTTTATTCAGAGAAAACTTTAGTAGTTGACCTTACTGTCCTAGTTTCCCACTCTTGTCTCATTTAAATTCCTTTTTCAGTGATGCCCACAAATCTAAAGCCATACCAAATACCCTCTCCACCTTCATAGGCCTCCAcctcaaggccagaagagaccattgtgaccAGCTCACCTGACTTCCTGCCTAATGCagatcatagaacttccccaaaataattcctagagcagatcgtTTTGAAAAATATCGaatcttgattaaaaatcctcagtgatggagaatccactatgatctttggtaaattgctccaaaaTTAATTACCCAAATtgataaaaatgtacaccttatttccattctgaatttatctagcttcactTTTCAACCATTCAATTGTTATACCTTGCGCTGCTAGACTGAACAGCCTATTAATATTTGTTCTCTATGTAAGTACTTAGACTATTATCAAGTAATCCATTAACTTTCTCTGTGTTAAaatgaatagattgagctctttgagtctatcactataaataaagcattctttaatcattcttgtggctcttctctcaatgctctccaatttttcaacatccttcttgaattgtagacaccagaactggccacagtatttcagcagccattgcaccagtgccaaatacagaggtaaagtaatctctctgcttctactcaagattctcatttatgcatccaaggatcacattagcccttttgccCATAGGgtcacagtgggagctcatgttcagctgcttATCCGCCacaacctccaaatctttttcagtcactgcttcccaggatagagttccccatcaTGTAACTATGACCTACATACTTTGTccctagatgtatatatttacatttagccatattaaaagcACATATTACTTTTTCTCTGGTCCTAtccttctgtaataaaaatgaaACCCTCCAAGCTTGTACTTTATTTTGGGCCTctcagggcctaatcctgcaaggtgctgagggcCCTGACCTCCCAGATGTTCAAATTCTCAACACCtttgagctctccatgctgaggaaTGTGAAAGCAGCAGAGCAGTCAtcccccctgccagcagcagtctgcctgctTCTGTGTTCCTTGGGCAGGGAAGAACACAAGCAttccaatgatttgctctttgttccccaaagGGAGCAGCATTCTCAGTTGTCAGATATTTCCCtgggctttgaaaggggagggcaCATgcatgcagggcagcagagatctaAACAGTGAACAGGAGAGTGGtcagggcaggcattgtgggatactggcggAAGCCAGTTCTTTCGACAAAACAAATAGCAGTGTCTAAACTGAAGCTTTGTCATTTTAACTTTGCCGCAAAAGGATTTATGCCTCTAGATGAGTGGAGTTTTGCCACCAAACGTAgctttgtagtgtgtacacctcccctgttttgttggcaaaaggcagcttttgctgacagaactttgtagtgtagacaaggcctcatgctagtgaaataaatgggagttttgccattgactttaatgagaacaGATTCAGAGTTCCTCCTGAAAAAACTTAAGCAAATTAACTCCTTAGCTTTCACTGGGgtcttggctacacttgcgagttacggCACAATAAAGGAACCCCaggtgcactagctcactacccgtccacactggcaaggcacatacaGCGCTCTGACTCCCCGGCTAGAGCACTGcgactccacctcggcgagtggaataatgtttgctgcACCCCCGCTGGAGCGTCGCAGCACCAGTGTCGACGCCCTGGTCCTATAGTGCgttctgatcggcctccagaagtgtcccacaatgcctgtgctagtcactctggtcatcactttgaactctacctgccctcaggtgaccaactgtcagacccgCTCTTTAAATGCTCTGGGAATTttaaaatccccttcctgtttgctcagccaggcatggagtgctctcagcgaatctttacAGGTGCCCAtgcctccacgcaccaggcgagcccctgtatggagcaatggcaaggtgctggacctcatcagtctttgcggggaggaagctgtccagtcccagctgcgctccagctgtaggaattacggtaccttcgggcagatatcaagggacatgatggaaaggggccatgactgggatgcactgcagtgatagctcagtggtttgagcattggcctgctaaccccagagttgtgagttcaatccttaagggggccatttagggatctgggggggaaaaattagggattggtcctgctttgagtggggattggactagaagacctcccgaggtcccttccaactctgatattctatgattctatgagctgcggaatgcctaccgcaaagcccgtgAAGCAAACAGCCATtccggtgctgcccctgtgacctgctgtttctacaaagagctggacatgatacttgggggcaaccccacctccactcagaGTACCACCATAggcacttcagagcccagtgcaacaaggcaggacaaggaggagcaaagtgggagcgagggtgGTAAGGCGcaggaagacaccccagaatccgtagatgcatgcagccaggaggaaggtagccaatTGCgacggccggtgcttggggaatgaCAAACACCACAGGAGGTTCCCAGTAAGTGTCttttttattttgggaagttattcggtgtgggctcttggggtgaggagggttaagGCTGCATGCATGTCTAGAtgcggaacagggtgttgatgtcctctctcacatcgtggtaatcggcctcagtgatctcttcagaAGTGTCATCCAGAATTGGGCAATatgcttgcgcaggtttctcgggagaaccactgtgttccttgtcccagtaaggctaatttgtccacgccactgtgccgtgaggggtggCTGTActattgctgcacacaggcaagctgccagggcggaagccgcattgtggtagaagaccctcccttgcttcccaggtcaccctcagcagcgagatatcttccaggacaaactcctgtggaaaatgtggggatgGTGTTCAGTATAGGGGTCCCCTACTGCTGATGgatccccaaggcacagaaacccagaggacagtacagccgtgaaacaatcagtcacgcttgaccctgtgcttactcaccattttggggctcccgtgggttatgtgcgctcgctttgggacgggcaaatttgctattgtgtagactgtgcttgcccttaagtatgggggaatcattgctctgtctggtgtgaacaatgctgcctgcattttgcctttacagatgcaaccttgagatctcagctgtcCGTGTTATCAccagccgaaagactccaaagaatcagaaagaggccccgtagaagcaaggaaggcatgttgcatgaagtaatgcagcattcaagtaatgaaaatcagaaAGTGCAGGAatggcgggacagtgaaaggagggtctgccagcagaatgaggagcgccggcacaaaagcgcggtgctccggcagcaaagcacggatcggccGATAAGCGTAATGGAGCGGCAAGTGGACTTGATCCAGgcactcgtagccatgcaggtggaACTTTacaaccctccctcccctccgcagcccttgtcccaaaattATTTctcttgtgcccccatgtcacctccaacccactttccccaacatccgggttcttaccaccaccagctgcctccaacacctgtagcttcaccacccagccctgaaaactacaacccttatgtcaaggttcctcccccactctgaactctagggtacagatgtggggacctgcatgaaaaacctcctaagcttatctttaccagcttaggtcaaaacttccccaaggtacaaaatattacacctgttgtccttggactggccgctaccaccaccaaactaatactggttactggggaagagctgtttggatgcgtccttccccccaaaatacttcccaaaaccttgcacccccttcctggacaaggtttggtaaaaagcctcaccaatttgcctaggtgactacagacccagacccttggatcttaagaacaatgaacaatcctcccaacacttgcaccccccctttcctgggaaatgttggataaaaagcctcaccaatttgcataggtgaccacagacccaaacccttggatctgagaacaatgaaaaagcattcagtgttttacaagaagacttttaataaaaaaatagaagtaaatagaaataaagaaatcccccctgtaaaatcaggatggtagatatcttatagggtaattagattcaaaaacatagagaacccctctaggcaaaaccttaagttacaaaaacgatacacagacagaaatagttattctattcagcacaattcttttctcaaccatttaaagaaatcataatctaacacatacctagctagattacttactaaaagttctaagactccattcctgttctgtccctggcaagagcagcatacagacagacacagaccctttgtttctctccctcctcccagcttttgaaagtatcttgtctcctcattggtcattttggtcaggtgccagcgaggttacctttagcttcttaaccctttacaggtgagaggagctttcccctggccaggagggatttcaaaggggtttacccttccctttatatttatgacacaggtggAACTTTACCGtgcccaaccctccctccccagcccttgtcccaaaattATTTctcttgtgcccccatgtcacctccaacccactttccccaacatccgggttcttaccaccaccagctgcctccaacacctgtagcttcaccacccagccctgaaaactacaacccttaccctctgcactcaacccccatcaccatgcagtatagctatcctgaagtgcagcactcattgcactgcactccagacaggaaggctgagtatgagaaTATggaaatctgtgattgtaccattccccaccccacccccttgccctttctgtttccaaAGCAGTTGTGTTTTtccaataaatggattttttggctttgaaaacattctttattattgcataaagtaaaggtaccttagcccaggaaagaaacaggcactgcaggTCAGCGTAGCtgacacagattcctactaacattggaaccactgcacttcactcccgtaggatgcaccagacattactggtggcttgcagcctcaaattgctccctcaaggcatccctaatcctttcAGTCCCGCGCTGGggccctctaatagccctgctctctggctgttgaaattcagcctccaggtgttgaacctctgagttccatgcctgagcaaatctttcatccttcccttcaaaaatgttatggagggtacaggatgcggatataaccgcggggatgctgttatcagccaggtccagcttccaatacagagagtgccagcggccctttaaacggccagAAGCATACTCCACaatcattctgcaccggctcagcctgttgttgaaccgctccttgctgctgtcaaggttccctgtgtagggtttcctgagccacagcattaaagggtaagcggggttccaaggatcacaatgggcatttctacttcccctacagtgatcttctggtctggggaagAAGTCCCGGCTTGctgcttcctgaacaggccagtgttctgaaagacgcacgtgtcatgcacctttccgggccagcctgcattaatgtcaatgaaacgcccatggtgatccacaagcgcctggagaaataccccttccagtgaaggtactcagaggctaggtgggctggtgccagaattggaatatgcgtgccatgtATTGCCCCTCTGGAGTTAGGggaacccatttgtgcaaagtcaGCCACAATATCATGCATGTTAGctagagtcatggttcttctgagcaggatgcgattaatggccctgcaaacttgcatcaacacgattccaacagtcgacttccccacttcaaactggttagcgaccgatcggtagctgtctggagttgccagcttccagactgcaatagccacctgcttctccaccgtcagaGCAGCTTTCAATTgtgtgtccttgcgccgcagggtgggggcgagctcatcactcagtcccatgaaagtggttttcctcatgcaaaagttctgcagccactgctcgtcatcccagacttgcatgacaatgtgatcccaccactcagtgcttgtttccagagcccaaaagcagcgttccatggtggtgagcatgtccatgaatgccacaagtaaactcgtgtcatatgcatTACTCACATCGATAtcatcggagccctcactgtcactttggatcttaaggaataAGTTGACTGCCAAATGTGACATGCTggtgagactcgtcagcatactcctcagcagttggGCCTTCATTCCCACAGACGGAAAGGGAAGATAGagtgcgcagtacaaaaaacattgaaagatggcaccagaTGTGGACAGAaacaaagggaatgctgggatgcgaaccaatGCAGCacagggcgttgggacaggacacAGAATGCCCCGTACTCCCTGCCCGCTTCctacaagccacagcgccagaatgggaagaggtgttctgtgggatagctgcccataatacacctctcccaatgctgctgcaagtgccgcaaatgtggccacacaggtgcgcttgcagctgtcagtgtggacagactgcagcgctttcactactgcgctctacgaaggcgggtttaactcacagcgctctacatctgcaagtgtagccatgctctgagactattcacatgagtaaggtTACATAAGTGAGTGAGAGATGGACCTTGGTGATTAAAAGATAGTAATGTATATGGTGTCACAGTGGAGggacaactgcacctgtatttctccctcatggtccagcaagggcaacTACTCTAAACTCCCAGCTACTCagtcatcacctctcttgggcaaaaacctgtctctctcttcctcctgaggAGGATATTTCCAGACTGCGTAGTATATCTACACTATGAATTCCCCAACAAAGTCCTATTatctaagcaggcctgctttactTTTCTCTTCAGATGACACACAGTGTTATTGCCACAggtataagttaccacacagctctttctaagcaagcacattcttaaggtaaaaacattacagaaaaaacatattaaaaacaataaaagaacctgcacACATGCTAAGAAGCTTACTAGTGATTACCCCGACTCCAACAAAGTTTCTGGCCTGTGAATAGCccttcaaaccccacccaggGTTTTTCTGTAGTCACAAATTCCTAACAGCTTTTAGCTCGGCACAAGCACCCTCACGCCTTTATTAGTTTGGGTCTTTGAAGAGATCCAGAATAGGTAATCAGCCAAACAATGGGTTTCTCCTCAAGGTGGAGCACCAAAAGCATGGATCTGGAGATGGGTCATTTGCATTCCCCTGCTCCCAAATATTTCCTAGGAAACCTCCTCAACTAATAGTTCATTCTTATCTTAGCCCATTGTTTTAAAGAGTCCTTTAAAGCTCATTAATGCTTCCCAAGTGTTAGTCAGATCTCCTAGAcaagttacatacaatcccacgataacataaacatttgcattttaatacagtgagctcctaaaatacttaattcaataaggttggccaggatattgcaggaaattgtcatctTTGTCACATATGATACACTAACTTATTCTGCTAACATAAAATACTTTTACAAAGTATTTCATTTCTATCTCTATGCTTAGACTCTATCATAAAACCTCTGATATTGTGCAATATCTCAGCCTTCTCCAGCTTGCCTCCAAGGCAGAGTTCATTGGCAGCCTGATGCTCCTACCTCATTGCCTATTTAATTGTTCATTTTCCTGTCTGGCAATGAACTCAGACACATTAAAAATGAATTCAGACACATAAAAATATTCTCTGAGGGCTCATGGAAAGTCGTTTCCCTCTTCTTAGGTGTGTGTGTTATGCAGGCAATGAGAGAtaagttgaaaaaaaaagttactaaaaATCTAGGCAAGACACTGCATCCTTTCAGTACAGTAGGGACCAGCAAACTAATACTGGTCAAATTAAAACCAGCCCAAACCTGTGCCCCAAACCCAACCAAATCTATAATGAGGTTTAATAATATATATAGCGATCATGAGTGGTGAGTAAATTCTGTTTGTTCTACTCACCAAAAGAGAAATGCAAAGctgtgtctctgtctgagggaaaGCCCCAGGTGAAGGCAGCAAAAGTCATTGGATATGTCTACAATACAAGTGtagtgggatgggaggagcctacacaggaaggatgggctccacctaaaccaaagtgaatccagactgctggcacttaacattaaaaaggttgcagagcagtttttaaactaagagatgggggaaagccgattgctacagaggcgcacgtggatcggacagagacttctcttagaggagagtctattgatagagattctctaggttttagtcaggaggagaggatgaaagaggacaaagtatgggccagatcagacgagaaacattcacataaagaatctgacacatcagaaaagggcagacaaataaacagtgacaagtttttaaagtgcttgtacacaaataataagatgggtgaactagagtgcctcgtgttaaaggaggatgttgatataatacgcatcacagaaacctggtggagtgatgacaatcaatgggacacaatcattccggggtacaaaatatatcggaaggacagaacaggtagtgctggggtggggtgcggaGTGGCacaatatgtgaaagaaaatgtagaatcaaatgaaataaaaatcttaaatgcatCCACATGCTCCATAGAATCTTTATGGATAGTAagtccatgctctaataagaatataacagtagggatctaatATCGACCACCttaccaggacagtgatagtgacgatgaaatgctaagggagattagagaggctatcaaaataaagaactcaatagtaatgggggatttcaattatccccatattggctgggtacatgtcacctcaggatgaaatgcagagacaaaatttctcgatactttaaatgactgcttcttggagcagctggtactgatctagtcctgagtggagcgcaggatctggtccaagaggtaactataacaggaccacttggaaatagtgaccataatataacaacatttaacagtCCTATTGTGAAAAGAACACCACAACAGCCCAActctgtggcatttaatttcagaaaggggaactatgcaaaaatgaggaggttagttaaacagaaattaaaaggtacaat includes:
- the LOC140906445 gene encoding uncharacterized protein, encoding MPPSPGFAVERPARGGGERREQPPAWAAVSLPVVEPSGVFGAGSKRPGLACQPAGSRNATLRSQLSVLSPAERLQRIRKRPRRSKEGMLHEVMQHSSNENQKVQEWRDSERRVCQQNEERRHKSAVLRQQSTDRPISVMERQVDLIQALVAMQVELYNPPSPPQPLSQNYFSCAPMSPPTHFPQHPGSYHHQLPPTPVASPPSPENYNPYVKVPPPL